The DNA region GCCTCCATATTTAAGCATGGAATGTGTTGATAATTGGgatattttatattgatTGGGATTTCTAGCCCTTCCAACTGCTCTACCACATTATTTAACAACTTTATCATTGCATCGTCAGCAGTTTCCCTGGTGAATTGCAAAATGCAATATTCCATCCATTGGAAACATAGGCGGAAGAAGTGGTCATTCTCTGACAACATATTCTCTAATAAGAACTGCCATTTGACTAtatttttctctaatttattcttttgaGTTTTAAGGTCAGTAATTTTGTTTCCTTGAAACTTTTTAGACGCTATATCCTCAGTCAAGTCGCTGAGCATGTCTACCAAAACTTCGAAAATGGAGAGCGCCATATAGCTATAAGTTGTTGAATTGCTGGCAATAAACTCGAAAAGACTATCTTCTATACTGAGTACGAGCCATACGACAGTTTTATAAAGTTCGGAAGACCATTTGTAGTCAGCTACTGGTCTTTTTCCAGATTCTTGGTTCAGTaagaatgataaaaataacaatcTTACCTCATGAAAATGCGGTGTTTTCTCATTAATATCGGAGACAAATGACTCTAAGTTTGTTAAAGGTAATTGAGATTGTAACGTGAGTACGTCTCTTTTCCCCTCCAAAACATtagatttcaaaagagAATTTAGTTGAATTGCTTCGGTGCCCTCTTTCAATCTTCTCGAGCCGGAACTACTTGTTTTCTGattaaaaatatctgaATGCCAGTTACTCCAGTTCTTTAGACAATCGTACAAATCCTTgtagaaaagaaagtctTTATCTGACTCAACGGCTTCCAACGATAAATTCTCCAGTTCTACAGGAAGTTCTAAATCGAGGTTCGACAGGAGGTCTTTCAACCGATTCACAAAATCGACATGTTTATCTAATATTGTCCCATCTATAGGTTTCTCTTTAATTCGTTTACTACTTCGCTGAGAATGTCGAAGTGGCTCTATATCATCAGTATTCCTCTTCAAgttttttgattcttccGGAGAGGATTCGTGTACTACTTTCTCTATAGGGTTTTCAGCTTCCTCTACTGCATCAATGACTTGCTCCAGGTCTCCATTATCGGTTGAAGTACTAATAGGtatattcttgaaaataaacTTCAACCCTTCAACAGGTTCTTCTGTTTCAGCGTAGGGATCAGAgcttttattgaaaagagatgaaaatttcactGGAACTagaaattctttcaatgaatttgcCAATGCTTCCCAGGATTTCTCATTTAATGTAATTTCATGAACGTCCAAGTTCCGCATCAACATCTCATCTTCAgttttcatcttttgaatctttaGAAGTActgaattcaaatctttctCTTGGAAAGCAGGAAttgtattttctttcaataaggATAATTCTGTAGTAGCGTGTAAATCATCAAGTAAATGCCgatattgatatataaCGTATTCCATTTGAGGTAAAATACTTCTCTTCTTGCGGCCTAGCATGGTTAAATGGTTATCTCTGTTAGATAATTCATATTCTAAAATCAGTCTTTTCAGTTTCTGGGACCTGAAACTGCTAAATATTTGTACCAATAAATCTGTCACTGAAGAATCTGCATCACTATGTTGCAATGATTCAGTTAAGTTCTCAACaactttcaatataatattaaCTATCTCATCTGATTCCAGCGAGTCATTCTTTTCCATCAAATATGCGTAATAATACATTCCTCGATTACGATACCCCAAGTAACGAAGACGGTTCAATGTTGGAGATGAGTATTTATACAGTCCCCATCTATCTGGCTTCATGATATCCATATCAAAGAGCTCATTGAAACAAATGTCAGATTTATCGAATTTCTTACTGTTCAAAGAAACCAATgcttcttgaaatattctaAACCCCTCTTCAACTTGCAATTCTCTCGAGTGCTCCTCTGCCTCCACTTGCTCTTCCTGCGGCGAAATGTTTATTGCATTGAAAGTGGACATTTGGACATATATATCTGTCTAtatttcttgtaatttcaataaagatCAGAAATGGTTTTTTATTTATCcaataagaaaaatgattctcaatttgatatttgattATTAGTGCAAGCATACTTTCCAATAAGACAGCTAAGACGTAAAAGGACGGAACGGCCAATGAAGTATTTGTGTGAGTATTTACCAAGAATTGGGATCATATCAGTTGTGCTGGAAGGAGTCTACAGCGTCAAGGTAGAAAGCGTAGCGGAAAGAGAATTAACGTTGCAAGTAGTCGATGAGGGAACAGAAGATGCTCATATGACAAAGATAGAGCTTCCTGATAAGGCAATTTACAATGAAAGTGTCTCTCAGTTCAAAAAAGGGAGCCAAGCTGAGTTTGTGCTTCGACTAAACGCTAAAGCGGCTGACTACACAGACAAATACGATGCATTAATTGCTTCATCAGTAGAAAAATGGTCCAAAAAAGATTTGTTACAATACTCTGGGTTCTCTTTGAGATGTAAAAAGTGTAAGCACCCAGTTATTGACAACTCTAACTGCAAGAAACTGAATGAAATGCCCTCAGAATTCTGGATGGAATTTATGGACTATTGGCATTGCCACAAACCTACAATCAACGACGATAAAGGGAATGGTGTTCTCCTGGGGAAATATAATTCATTAGCCCCGTTAAAATATGAAATATTGGTAGGTGGATCGTACTTCTTAGGTGTAGCTGAAACATTCCAAGATAGAGTTGAATATGATTCGGATAATCTAGTTTGTGCAACATGCCACAACAATTTGGGGCAAGTAACCTTTGAAAAACTGCTCAGGCTTCATAAATGGGAATTATTGCTGGAAACCAGTGATACTTCCGAAAGTTTCGCTCCATCCAATGATATTTTACTATCTCTGCTTAATCAAGTAAGCGGAACATCGGGACGCCATGTTCTTCTACGATGTAAGGACGTACAGCTTTTGGTCTGGACCTTTGCCATTGACGTCGGGGCTACGCTGACGGATGGTAAGGTCCTAATCAATGCAATGAAATTGTTGTATACggatgatgatgacgagATCGAAATCGTGCGGAGGCGTCAGAACATTGACGAAATACAGACACTCCCCGTTCCATTTTACTCGTTTATGAATGAATTAAGGTCTTCCACTGAACTGCTGCCATCCATCTGCAGACGAATGAACTTCTGGGAAGTGGGCTATCTACAGCTAAGTTCAGGAATTGAATTCCTGTgactttttcttcaatttcaatatggCACCGGAGACTCTCCGAGATGTCCTCGATGAAATTTCAGGTACctggaaagaaaattgataaaattagaTCTTATTTCTGAACGCTGCTGCGTGTAAGATGGTTACAGTTATCACTGGTAAAAGCGGGAAACAAATACTTATAAGAAGTAAAGATGACATTGACAATTCCTTTTCGTTTTTAGATGTCATTGAGCGTGTTGACAACTTGCCTGAAGATTATGCCATATCAGAGGagtttaaaaaaaatgtttaCTATCTGACAACGCATACAGGGGTTAAGATTGGGTTTGTATGTAGATTTGTGGTGCAAGAAATGAAACGGGTTAATTTTAGGTTAATGGAGAAAATGTTTACGGTTGATGAAACCCAACATGAGATTAGGTTTACTTCTGATTCTTTCGAGACAAGGAATGAACAGATAGCATCGCTAGCCCATGAAATGTGCCAAACGTCCACTATAGAAGGTGTTAAAGGATGGAGGAACGAAAGGTATCCGGTATGGGTTGATAAGACGCCTTACGTTTTAGTTGAAAGAGCAGCTGCCGGCATCCTCGGAATTGTTACATATGGTGTCCATATAAATGGTTATTTGTACGATTCCGTGACGGgagaaataaaattttgggTTCCGAGAAGGTCCGCTACGAAACCAACCTGGCCATCGTTGTTGGATAATACTGTTGCAGGGGGTATTGGATACCCTTGTGGTGTTTATGAAACTGTTTTAAAAGAAGCATCGGAGGAGGCCAgtttaaaaaaagatatgaTTGAAGAGAATGTCATATCAACCGGTGTGGTGACctatttattttatcaaGGAAACACAAAgttagaaaaatttaatacaGAAAATAGCTTTATTGTGGGAGAAGTTGAACATACGTTCGATTTGTTTTTTCCAAATGGCACCATTCCAACTCCGAACGATAATGAAGTGGAGTCCTTCAAACTCCTTACATTGCAGCAGGTCATTGATGCACTACAAAACAATGAATTCAAACCAAATTGTGGACTAATTCTTGTCGATTTTCTAATCAGACATGGATATATAACCGCTGAGAATGAACCAAATTATATCGAAATTGTATGTAGGATGCACAGAAAGTTACCATTTCCACTTTtaagttgaaaaatgagCTTTTCATTGTAGTTttatagaaaagaaaaactaTATAagttttaaaaattttgaacgACATTAGTCTATATCACTATTGTTTGGCAAAATTGAGCTTGATATCTAGCCACTGTCTAGCGACCACTCCCTCTGGTGACAAGCTAACATCACCATATATTAGAGGAGCGAAGTAAACAAAGAATGAGAATACAGCAACTGCAgcaatgaagaaaaaacagTTTAACGGAAGGCTGTATATTTTTGGA from Kazachstania africana CBS 2517 chromosome 5, complete genome includes:
- the IPA1 gene encoding putative polyadenylation protein (similar to Saccharomyces cerevisiae YJR141W; ancestral locus Anc_4.376), which encodes MKYLCEYLPRIGIISVVLEGVYSVKVESVAERELTLQVVDEGTEDAHMTKIELPDKAIYNESVSQFKKGSQAEFVLRLNAKAADYTDKYDALIASSVEKWSKKDLLQYSGFSLRCKKCKHPVIDNSNCKKLNEMPSEFWMEFMDYWHCHKPTINDDKGNGVLLGKYNSLAPLKYEILVGGSYFLGVAETFQDRVEYDSDNLVCATCHNNLGQVTFEKLLRLHKWELLLETSDTSESFAPSNDILLSLLNQVSGTSGRHVLLRCKDVQLLVWTFAIDVGATLTDGKVLINAMKLLYTDDDDEIEIVRRRQNIDEIQTLPVPFYSFMNELRSSTELLPSICRRMNFWEVGYLQLSSGIEFL
- the KAFR0E04450 gene encoding uncharacterized protein (similar to Saccharomyces cerevisiae YJR142W; ancestral locus Anc_4.378), which codes for MVTVITGKSGKQILIRSKDDIDNSFSFLDVIERVDNLPEDYAISEEFKKNVYYLTTHTGVKIGFVCRFVVQEMKRVNFRLMEKMFTVDETQHEIRFTSDSFETRNEQIASLAHEMCQTSTIEGVKGWRNERYPVWVDKTPYVLVERAAAGILGIVTYGVHINGYLYDSVTGEIKFWVPRRSATKPTWPSLLDNTVAGGIGYPCGVYETVLKEASEEASLKKDMIEENVISTGVVTYLFYQGNTKLEKFNTENSFIVGEVEHTFDLFFPNGTIPTPNDNEVESFKLLTLQQVIDALQNNEFKPNCGLILVDFLIRHGYITAENEPNYIEIVCRMHRKLPFPLLS